Below is a window of Clavibacter michiganensis subsp. tessellarius DNA.
CGCGGACGGTGCCGGGCTCGGCGCGCGACACGACCTCGCCCTCGCGGTCGTCGGTGGTGGTGGCGCGGCCCAGGCGGATCGTGGCCAGGTACTCCTTGTCGAGGCCGACGAGGTACGTGAGCAGGCGCGTGGAGCTGTTGACGCCCAGGATCATGAGGCCCGTCGCCATCGGGTCGAGCGTGCCGGCGTGCCCGACCTTGCGCGTGCCGGCGAGGCGGCGGGTGCGCGCGACGAGGTCGTGGCTGGTCCACTCCCCGCGCTTGTCGACGAGGAGCAGGCCGCTCGCCGTGGACGGCGCGGCGCGGGGGGTCGGGGATTCCATGGCCTGACCATCATGCCGTGCCCGGCCGCGTCCCCGGATCCGCGGAGGCGGCCCGGCTTAGGATCGGGTGTCGAGGGAGGGCCTGTGCTGATCGGGGTCGTGGGGGCCGGCGCGGTCGGAGGGACCGTCGCCGCGCTGCTGGAGCGGGCGGGCCACCAGGTGGACGTCACCGCGCGCGGGCCGCACCTGCGCGCCATCCAGGACCGCGGGCTGCGGCTGGCCGGCGGATGGGGCGACCACGTCGCGCGCGTCGCCGCCGCCGAGCGCCTCGGCCGGCCGCCCGAGCTCGCCATCGTCGCCACGAAGATCGCCGACGCCCGCGACGCGATGCGGGAGAACGCCGGCTGGCTCCGGGACGTCCCCGTCCTCGTCGTGCAGAACGGCCTGTCGGGCCTGCGGATGGGCGCCGAGTGCCTGCCGCGCTCCCGGGTCGTGGGCGGGCTCGCGCTCCTCGCCACCTCGTTGACGGAACCGGGGCTCGTCACCGTCACGGGACCCGCCGGCATCCACATCGGCTCGGCGGACGGCCCCGACGGCGCCGGGGTCGAGCTCGTGCGCCGCGTGCTGGATCCGGTGATGCCCGTGAGCGTCGCCCCCGACTTCCGCGGCGCGCAGTGGACGAAGCTCGTCGTGAACGGGATCAACGCGGTCCCGGCGGTCACGGGCCTCAGCGCGCAGGCGGTGATCGCCGACCCCGTCATGCGGCGGGTCGTCACGCGTGCCATGCAGGAGACGGTCCGGACGGGCCTGGCCCGCGGCGTCGTGTTCGGCGCGCTCGCCGGCCTCACGCACCGCCGGCTGAAGGCCTTCGCGTCGATGCCCGTCGGCCTCGCCGGTCGGCTGCCCGTGTCGCTCGCGCGCGCCATGGGGAGCGTGCCGAACCCGGGGTCGACCCTGCAGAGCATCCGCCGCGACCGGCCCACGGAGATCGACCACCTCAACGGCGCCGTCGCCGCGCTCGCGCCGGGCGCCGGACAGGACGCGCGCGTGAACGCCGCGCTCGTGCAGCTCGTGCACGGGGTGGAGGCGAGCGGACGGCACATCTCCCCCGCCGAGCTCGTGCGGCTCGTCCCGCGCTGATCCGGACGCGGGCGGCGGCCTCCTGGGCGACGGAATCCCGGCCGGCGGCGTGCGCGGCCGACCGGGTCAGCAGCTGTCGGCGAAGACGCGGCGCGGGAGCTCGGGGGCGGTGACGTCGACGATCATCGTCGCCGCGCGCCGCGGGTTCACCGCGCGGACGTAGCGCGCATGGGCCTCCTGCGCGGCGGATCCGGCGTCGCCGCCCGTGGTCGCGAGCGGCTCGTCGGGCAGCAGCAGGTAGACGACCGCGTTCCAGAGTCCGCGCAGCTCGGGGGCCTGGAGGGCGTCGCCCGCGACGACCAGCACGGCGTCGTCCGGGGCGTCGGTCACGGGATCGCCCCCGGGCCGCAGCGCGAAGGGCGTGCCCGGCCGGCGGAAGGGGCGCACGAGGCCGTCGCGGAGCGCGTCCGCCTGCCCACCGCCGTCCCCGGCGCCGTGGTCGGCGGCCTCCGCCACGTACGCGCCCCGTCCCCCCGCGCGCAGCACGTCGGCGAGGTCGCGCGCGAAGCCGGCGGGAGCGGCGAGCGGCCCGCCGTCGACCGCGAGGAACGCGCGCCCGCGGCCGTAGTTGTGCAGGAACTCGTCGGCGAGCGAGGCCAGGACCTCGGCGCGGGAGGCGCGGTACAGGGGCATGGATCGAGCGTAGGCCGCGTTCTCGTACGCTGGCCGCATGCCCGAGACCGCCCTCGCCCGAGACGTCAACGCCTGGTTCCGGGAGAACGCGCGGGACCTGCCGTGGCGGCGCGACGGGTTCGGATCCTGGGGCATCCTCGTCAGCGAGTTCATGCTCCAGCAGACGCCGGTCGTCCGGGTGATCCCGCGGCTCGAGGAGTGGCTCGTGCGCTGGCCCACGCCCCAGGCGCTCGCCTCCACGCCCGCCAGCGAGGCCGTCCGCGCGTGGGGCCGGCTCGGCTACCCGCGCCGCGCGCTCAACCTGCACGCGTGCGCGGTCGCGATCACGGAGCGGCACGGCGGCGAGGTGCCCGAGGACGTGGACGCCCTGCTCGACCTGCCCGGCGTCGGCCCGTACACGGCGCGCGCCGTCGCCGCCTTCGCGTTCGGGCACCGGCACCCGGTGGTGGACGTCAACGTGCGGCGGGTGCTCGCGCGCGCGGTCGCCGGCCAGGGCGATCCGGGTCCCGCGCGGACGGCCGTCGACCTCGCCGCCATGGAGGCGCAGCTGCCGGCCGACGTCGCCGAGGCGCGCGTCTTCAACGCGGGGACGATGGAGCTCGGCGCGGTCGTCTGCACGGCACGGGCGCCCCGCTGCGGGGAGTGCCCGATCCGGGGCCTGTGCGCGTGGCGGGCGGCCGGGTACCCGGCGTACGACGGACCGGCGCGCGCAGTGCAGAAGAAGTACGAGGGATCCGACAGGCAGGTGCGCGGCCTCCTGCTCGCCGAGCTGCGGTCGAGCCACTCCCCCGTGAGCGCCGCCGACCTCGCGACGGCCTGGCCCGAGCCGGTCCAGCGCGACCGCGCGCTCGCCGGGCTGGTCGCCGACGGGCTGGCCGTCGTGCAGCCCGACGGCACGTACGCCCTGCCGAGCTGAGGCGCGCCGCGTCGATCCGCCGGCGGACGCGGGGAGGGGGCGCGCGTCCCTCGACGCGCGCCCCCTCTTCGGTGCGGGATCAGCGCGGGCGCCGGATCAGCGCCGGCGCCGGATCAGCGCGGGCACGGGATCAGCGCGGGCGGGGATCAGTGCGCCGGGGTGTACCCGGGCGCCGTCGGGTCGCCGAGGTCGTCGCCCTCGTCCTCGTCGTCGTCCTCGTCGAGCTCGTCCTCGTCGTCCTCCAGGACGCGCGGCTTGACGTACGGGTCCTCGTCGCCCGCGTACACGCCGGACTT
It encodes the following:
- a CDS encoding ketopantoate reductase family protein; the encoded protein is MLIGVVGAGAVGGTVAALLERAGHQVDVTARGPHLRAIQDRGLRLAGGWGDHVARVAAAERLGRPPELAIVATKIADARDAMRENAGWLRDVPVLVVQNGLSGLRMGAECLPRSRVVGGLALLATSLTEPGLVTVTGPAGIHIGSADGPDGAGVELVRRVLDPVMPVSVAPDFRGAQWTKLVVNGINAVPAVTGLSAQAVIADPVMRRVVTRAMQETVRTGLARGVVFGALAGLTHRRLKAFASMPVGLAGRLPVSLARAMGSVPNPGSTLQSIRRDRPTEIDHLNGAVAALAPGAGQDARVNAALVQLVHGVEASGRHISPAELVRLVPR
- a CDS encoding A/G-specific adenine glycosylase; protein product: MPETALARDVNAWFRENARDLPWRRDGFGSWGILVSEFMLQQTPVVRVIPRLEEWLVRWPTPQALASTPASEAVRAWGRLGYPRRALNLHACAVAITERHGGEVPEDVDALLDLPGVGPYTARAVAAFAFGHRHPVVDVNVRRVLARAVAGQGDPGPARTAVDLAAMEAQLPADVAEARVFNAGTMELGAVVCTARAPRCGECPIRGLCAWRAAGYPAYDGPARAVQKKYEGSDRQVRGLLLAELRSSHSPVSAADLATAWPEPVQRDRALAGLVADGLAVVQPDGTYALPS